A single region of the Anaerostipes rhamnosivorans genome encodes:
- a CDS encoding aldehyde dehydrogenase yields MTIDRLVKLQRNFYDTGRTRPYAFRIKALCRLEQALRRNQKQLEYALKKDLNKCGFESYMTETGLVLSELGYAKKHLKSWMRLKRKPTPLSQFHAKSFEAAEPLGVALIISPWNYPLLLTLAPLIGAIAAGNCCVLKPSKDAPAVSRMIRRIVEEAFPPGFVAVVEGGREENQQLLSEKFDHIFFTGSKAVGKVVMEKAAVHLTPVTLELGGKSPCIVDSTADLSLAAKRIVFGKLLNSGQTCVAPDYILVHESVKDRLVKEMVQWIRRMLGDDPLLNSDYPRMVNVKHYERVMKLMEGETAACGGYGCRETLKIAPSILPGVAWESPVMQEEIFGPVLPVISYQNISEAAEYIKAMEKPLALYLFTENRNMERWVLRNLSFGGGCVNDTVIHLATSHMGFGGVGESGMGAYHGEYGFWTFSHRKSIVKKSTWMDLPIRYHPYQKKKDRLLHLFLK; encoded by the coding sequence ATGACTATTGACAGATTGGTAAAACTTCAAAGGAATTTTTATGATACAGGGAGAACACGGCCGTATGCCTTTCGGATAAAAGCTCTCTGCCGTCTGGAACAGGCCCTGCGAAGGAATCAAAAGCAGCTGGAGTACGCACTGAAAAAGGATCTCAATAAGTGTGGATTTGAATCCTATATGACTGAGACTGGACTGGTGCTCAGTGAGCTGGGATATGCCAAAAAGCATCTGAAGAGCTGGATGAGGCTGAAAAGAAAGCCCACTCCTCTGTCTCAGTTTCACGCCAAAAGCTTTGAAGCCGCAGAGCCTCTTGGGGTGGCATTGATCATATCCCCATGGAACTATCCCCTTCTGTTGACCCTGGCGCCTTTGATCGGAGCCATTGCCGCAGGAAATTGCTGCGTCCTGAAACCGTCCAAGGATGCGCCGGCGGTATCCAGAATGATCCGGCGGATTGTAGAAGAAGCCTTTCCGCCAGGTTTTGTGGCTGTTGTGGAGGGCGGAAGAGAAGAAAACCAGCAGCTTCTCTCAGAGAAGTTTGACCATATATTTTTTACCGGAAGTAAAGCCGTGGGCAAGGTGGTTATGGAAAAGGCGGCAGTCCATCTGACTCCGGTGACCCTGGAGCTGGGAGGCAAAAGTCCCTGTATCGTAGATTCCACGGCTGATTTATCACTGGCAGCAAAGAGGATCGTGTTCGGCAAGCTTTTAAATAGCGGACAGACCTGTGTTGCGCCGGATTATATCTTGGTACACGAATCTGTAAAAGACCGCCTTGTAAAAGAGATGGTTCAGTGGATCCGCAGGATGCTGGGAGATGATCCGCTTTTAAACTCTGACTATCCCAGAATGGTCAATGTTAAGCATTATGAGCGGGTTATGAAACTGATGGAGGGAGAAACCGCTGCCTGCGGGGGATACGGATGCAGGGAGACGTTAAAGATTGCCCCATCCATCCTGCCCGGAGTTGCCTGGGAGTCGCCGGTCATGCAGGAAGAAATCTTTGGGCCGGTACTTCCTGTCATTTCTTATCAAAATATCTCTGAGGCAGCAGAGTATATCAAGGCAATGGAAAAACCGCTGGCTCTCTACCTGTTTACCGAAAATAGAAATATGGAACGGTGGGTCCTCAGAAATCTGTCCTTTGGAGGCGGCTGTGTCAACGATACGGTCATACACTTGGCTACTTCTCATATGGGATTTGGAGGAGTGGGAGAGAGCGGCATGGGGGCTTATCACGGTGAGTATGGGTTCTGGACCTTCAGCCACAGAAAAAGTATTGTAAAAAAATCTACATGGATGGATCTTCCAATACGCTACCATCCATATCAAAAGAAGAAGGACAGGCTGCTTCACCTGTTTTTAAAATAG
- a CDS encoding SOS response-associated peptidase, whose product MCGRYFIDQTVTEELHDLFQIVPQTGPPKDQDIHPSEKADVLVKIPQGIGVQKMQWGYPGFEKNQLIFNARSEGVMEKRMFQDSIRFRRLLVPSRGFYEWDSQKNKNIFQRADGKLLLMAGCWQQFGKEQRFVILTTEANESVRSVHHRMPLVLDEKDARAWLLDDGQTEFLLHKAPDALHKQSDYEQLVFPFF is encoded by the coding sequence ATGTGCGGAAGATATTTTATTGATCAGACAGTGACAGAAGAACTACATGATCTGTTTCAGATCGTTCCACAAACCGGCCCGCCAAAAGACCAGGATATCCATCCATCGGAGAAAGCGGACGTTCTCGTAAAGATACCACAGGGGATCGGGGTCCAGAAGATGCAGTGGGGATATCCGGGATTTGAAAAAAACCAGCTGATCTTTAATGCCCGGTCAGAAGGAGTCATGGAAAAAAGAATGTTTCAGGACAGTATTCGTTTTCGGAGGCTGCTGGTCCCTTCCCGGGGGTTTTATGAATGGGACAGTCAGAAAAACAAAAACATTTTTCAGAGAGCGGATGGAAAACTGCTTTTGATGGCCGGCTGCTGGCAGCAGTTTGGCAAAGAACAGCGCTTTGTGATCCTTACTACAGAAGCCAATGAATCTGTACGGTCTGTCCACCACAGGATGCCGCTGGTCCTGGATGAAAAGGATGCGCGGGCGTGGCTTTTGGATGACGGACAGACAGAATTTTTATTACATAAAGCGCCAGATGCACTCCATAAGCAGTCTGATTATGAGCAGCTGGTCTTTCCATTTTTCTAA
- a CDS encoding V-type ATP synthase subunit D, which yields MDPRTFPTKGNLMLAKNSLDLARQGYDLMDKKRNILIRELMSLIDQAKEIQEKIDVTFTYAYQCLQDANIEHGISEVDQLAYTVPIEDSIRIKSRSIMGTEIPLVDYTAKKNVPTYSFSTTRESIDKAREAFRRVKDLTVRLSMVENSAYRLAASIKKTQKRANALKNITIPAYSSLVSEISNALEEKEREEFTRLKVIKRRKNKA from the coding sequence ATGGATCCAAGGACGTTTCCCACCAAAGGGAATCTGATGCTGGCCAAGAATTCCCTGGACCTGGCAAGACAGGGCTATGATCTGATGGATAAAAAACGGAATATTTTGATCAGAGAGCTGATGAGTCTCATTGACCAGGCAAAGGAGATCCAGGAAAAGATCGATGTGACATTTACCTATGCTTACCAGTGCCTTCAGGACGCCAACATTGAACATGGGATCAGCGAGGTAGACCAGCTGGCATACACAGTGCCCATTGAAGACTCCATCCGCATCAAGAGCCGCAGTATCATGGGAACCGAGATCCCGCTGGTGGATTACACCGCCAAAAAAAATGTACCGACTTATTCCTTCAGTACCACAAGAGAATCCATTGACAAAGCAAGAGAGGCATTCCGGAGGGTGAAGGATCTGACGGTCCGGCTTTCTATGGTGGAGAATTCTGCTTACCGTCTGGCGGCCAGCATCAAAAAGACGCAAAAGCGTGCCAATGCCTTAAAAAATATCACAATCCCGGCTTACAGCAGCCTTGTATCCGAAATCTCCAATGCGCTGGAGGAGAAGGAAAGGGAAGAATTTACTCGGTTAAAGGTCATTAAACGCAGAAAAAACAAAGCATAA
- a CDS encoding V-type ATP synthase subunit B, with translation MPIEYLGLDSINGPLVVLEGCRDAFYEEIVEFVVEGQEKKLGKVIELYEDKAVIQVFDTTDNMGLSNTHTRLTGRPMEISLSPNILGRTFNGLGKPIDGLGPVASKIKRNVNGLPLNPVRREYPRNYICTGVSAIDGLMTLIRGQKLPIFSGNGLPHDQLAAQIVTQASLGEGSMDNFGIVFAAMGVKHDDADFFRRTFEESGALDHVAMFLNMANDPVAERLITPKVALTAAEYLAFENNMHILVILTDMTAFAEAMREVSSSKGEIPSRKGFPGYLYSELAMIYERAGIVEGIDGSVTQIPILTMPNDDITHPIPDLTGYITEGQIVLDRSLHGQAVYPPISVLPSLSRLMKDGIGEGYTREDHQDLANQLFSAYAKVGDARNLASVIGEDELSPIDKKYLEFGKEFEQRYIGQGIEENRTMDDTLDLGWELLGILPREELDRVDTKVLDRYYKKTGDKESYTKVLKDGGPLAATDSQMY, from the coding sequence ATGCCGATTGAATATTTGGGTCTTGACAGCATTAACGGCCCTTTGGTGGTGCTGGAGGGATGCAGGGATGCTTTTTATGAGGAGATTGTGGAGTTTGTTGTGGAGGGGCAGGAAAAAAAGCTTGGCAAGGTCATTGAACTGTATGAGGATAAGGCTGTCATTCAGGTGTTTGACACCACTGACAATATGGGACTTTCTAATACGCATACAAGGCTCACGGGGCGTCCCATGGAGATTTCCCTTTCGCCGAATATCCTTGGGCGGACCTTCAACGGCCTGGGCAAGCCTATCGACGGATTGGGTCCTGTTGCCTCCAAAATAAAACGTAACGTCAACGGACTTCCATTAAATCCAGTCCGCAGGGAATATCCGAGGAATTATATATGTACCGGTGTCTCGGCCATTGACGGCCTGATGACTCTGATCCGGGGGCAGAAGCTGCCGATCTTTTCGGGCAACGGTCTTCCCCACGACCAGCTTGCGGCCCAGATCGTGACCCAGGCATCTCTCGGGGAAGGCAGCATGGACAACTTCGGGATCGTGTTTGCTGCCATGGGCGTCAAACATGACGATGCTGATTTTTTCCGCAGGACCTTTGAGGAGAGCGGAGCCCTTGACCACGTGGCCATGTTTCTGAATATGGCCAATGATCCGGTTGCGGAGAGGCTGATCACGCCGAAGGTTGCACTGACTGCGGCAGAGTATCTGGCGTTTGAAAACAATATGCACATTTTAGTCATTCTGACAGATATGACGGCTTTTGCGGAGGCTATGAGGGAGGTGTCTTCCTCCAAAGGAGAAATTCCAAGCCGGAAGGGGTTCCCTGGATATTTATATAGTGAACTGGCAATGATCTATGAGAGGGCAGGCATCGTGGAAGGAATTGATGGCTCTGTGACCCAGATCCCGATTCTGACCATGCCCAACGATGACATCACCCATCCCATCCCGGACCTTACAGGATATATCACGGAGGGACAGATCGTGCTGGACCGCAGTCTGCACGGCCAGGCCGTTTACCCGCCCATCAGTGTACTCCCGTCTCTTTCCAGACTGATGAAGGACGGCATTGGGGAGGGATACACCAGGGAGGATCATCAGGATCTGGCGAATCAGCTGTTCTCTGCCTATGCCAAGGTAGGGGATGCAAGAAATCTGGCCTCCGTCATCGGAGAAGATGAGCTGTCGCCCATTGATAAAAAGTATCTGGAATTTGGGAAAGAATTTGAACAACGCTATATCGGACAGGGTATTGAGGAAAACCGGACAATGGATGACACCCTTGACCTTGGCTGGGAGCTTCTCGGCATCCTGCCGAGAGAAGAGCTTGACCGTGTCGACACAAAGGTCTTAGACCGCTACTACAAGAAGACCGGAGACAAAGAATCCTACACTAAGGTACTAAAGGACGGCGGGCCTCTGGCGGCCACAGACTCCCAGATGTATTAA